GTTTCAGTCTGACCCCGGAGTTTTGTCCCAAGCCCCAGGGGGCACCGACGAAAACACGTCCTCCAGGGAGTAATCTCGCACCTGAGAAGACGATCACGAGGAAGGAATGCTCCATGCTTTCCCGCCTGTTTGCCCCCAAGGTCAAGGTCAGCGCGCACTGCGACCTGCCCTGCGGCGTGTACGACCCGGCCCAGGCCCGCATCGAGGCGGAGTCGGTGAAGGCCGTCCAGGAGAAGATGGCCGGCAACGACGACCCGCACTTCCAGACGCGTGCCACGGTCATCAAGGAGCAGCGCGCGGAGCTGGCCAAGCACCACGTGTCC
This is a stretch of genomic DNA from Streptomyces sp. TG1A-8. It encodes these proteins:
- the sodN gene encoding superoxide dismutase, Ni, coding for MLSRLFAPKVKVSAHCDLPCGVYDPAQARIEAESVKAVQEKMAGNDDPHFQTRATVIKEQRAELAKHHVSVLWSDYFKAPHFEKYPELHQLVNDTLKALSAAKASTDPATGQKALDYIAQIDKIFWETKKA